The following are encoded together in the Ranitomeya imitator isolate aRanImi1 chromosome 4, aRanImi1.pri, whole genome shotgun sequence genome:
- the MYL7 gene encoding myosin regulatory light chain 2, atrial isoform: MFEQSQIQEFKEAFSCIDQNRDGIISKSDLKETYMQLGKMNTNDEELEGMLKEGKGPINFTVFLTLFGEKLNGTDPEDSILSAFKLLDPNGTGNVNKDELKHLLMTQADKFTAEEVEQMFAVTPIDVAGNIDYKSLCYIITHGDEKEES; this comes from the exons ATGTTTGAGCAGTCACAGATCCAAGAATTTAAGGAG GCCTTCAGTTGCATAGACCAAAACCGTGATGGTATTATCAGCAAGTCTGACCTGAAAGAGACCTACATGCAGTTGG GCAAAATGAATACAAATGATGAAGAGCTTGAAGGAATGTTGAAGGAAGGAAAAGGGCCGATTAACTTCACCGTGTTCTTGACACTGTTTGGAGAGAAGCTTAATG gGACGGACCCAGAGGACTCTATACTCAGCGCTTTTAAACTTCTGGACCCCAATGGAACAGGAAATGTCAACAAAGATGA GCTAAAACATCTACTGATGACACAAGCGGACAAATTTACAGCAGAAGAG GTGGAACAGATGTTTGCTGTGACCCCGATTGATGTGGCCGGGAACATTGACTACAAGTCTCTGTGTTACATCATCACACATGGAGATGAGAAGGAAGAGTCATGA